In one window of Candidatus Scalindua sp. DNA:
- a CDS encoding B12-binding domain-containing radical SAM protein, giving the protein MSVRCIVDNTVSHSEKKVASTLRDNDRIIMEESHTVLDRSRNRADKRVGNRIALIQPRKGGRPALGLLYIGAYLLDNQYEVRIFEFLDELYPPNVRYNRGIWRDLKNYDPDFVGFGVISSTFRITQRLISKVREEMPRKIIICGGKHATSNPNDLLFSGADFCTIGESEITIVELLDALNFQESLDAVKGIAYLRDRKITSTPQRSFLPMDYILRPAFELVDYEKYVDFRLQSIPGHYLRAGFIFGSRGCPYRCEFCTTNIRSSYRERSVDDLIDEIEWQINKFNIEGFVVLDDLFYFRESRTVEFCKKIIERNVKTKFFCHARVDKVKKETVELMKNAGVLLLAVGVESGSQKILDSMKKGITVEQIENAFEIYNEAGINTFAFIIVGHPEETDEDRKMTRALLTKIKATNVAVNYYMPMPGTPSFEFEISSAKFLVDRKGFKGFTYTTDYPEFSTTIPLDALKMVGDEFESLSVVDRNKNLFSYPGFILFLLKYILFHPLIFLEGFYLRYLAHKTHQMSPMAVIKDAIQFHMQKF; this is encoded by the coding sequence ATGAGCGTGCGGTGTATTGTAGATAATACAGTTTCTCATAGTGAAAAAAAAGTGGCGTCTACACTCAGAGACAACGACAGGATTATCATGGAAGAAAGTCATACTGTTCTTGATAGATCCCGCAACAGGGCTGACAAAAGAGTGGGAAACAGGATTGCCTTGATTCAGCCGAGAAAGGGAGGCCGTCCGGCACTGGGACTCTTATATATCGGGGCATATTTACTGGATAATCAATACGAAGTGAGAATTTTCGAATTCCTGGATGAACTCTATCCACCCAATGTCAGATATAATAGAGGAATCTGGAGAGACCTCAAGAACTATGATCCTGATTTTGTCGGATTTGGAGTTATCAGTTCAACATTCAGGATTACTCAAAGATTAATATCCAAGGTTCGGGAAGAGATGCCTCGAAAAATCATTATCTGTGGCGGTAAACATGCAACTTCTAACCCGAACGATCTGCTCTTTAGTGGTGCAGATTTCTGTACTATCGGAGAGTCTGAGATTACTATTGTTGAGTTGCTGGATGCCTTAAATTTTCAAGAATCATTAGATGCGGTTAAAGGTATTGCATATTTAAGAGACCGTAAGATTACATCTACCCCACAGAGATCATTTCTGCCGATGGACTATATTCTTCGTCCAGCATTTGAGCTTGTCGATTATGAAAAATATGTAGATTTTCGTTTACAGAGCATACCCGGCCATTATCTGCGGGCAGGGTTTATTTTCGGAAGTCGTGGATGTCCCTATAGATGCGAATTCTGTACAACAAACATCCGTAGCTCATACAGGGAAAGAAGTGTTGATGATTTGATAGATGAAATAGAATGGCAGATAAATAAATTCAATATCGAGGGTTTTGTGGTACTTGATGATCTTTTTTATTTTAGAGAAAGTCGCACTGTTGAATTTTGTAAGAAGATAATTGAAAGAAACGTAAAAACAAAGTTTTTTTGCCACGCAAGGGTTGACAAAGTAAAAAAAGAGACAGTGGAACTGATGAAAAATGCCGGTGTTCTGCTTTTAGCTGTTGGTGTTGAGTCAGGGTCACAAAAAATCCTGGATTCTATGAAGAAAGGTATTACTGTTGAACAGATAGAAAATGCCTTTGAGATTTATAATGAAGCCGGTATTAACACGTTCGCCTTCATCATAGTAGGCCATCCGGAAGAAACCGATGAAGACAGGAAAATGACGAGAGCATTGCTTACAAAGATCAAGGCTACTAACGTTGCCGTTAACTATTATATGCCAATGCCCGGTACACCTTCTTTTGAGTTTGAAATAAGTAGTGCAAAGTTTTTAGTAGATAGAAAAGGTTTTAAAGGGTTTACGTATACGACAGATTATCCTGAATTTTCTACCACTATTCCTTTAGATGCTCTTAAGATGGTAGGAGATGAGTTTGAGTCCCTGTCGGTTGTGGATAGAAATAAGAACCTATTTTCGTATCCAGGCTTTATTTTATTCTTATTAAAGTATATTCTGTTTCATCCATTGATTTTTCTTGAAGGATTTTATTTAAGATATCTTGCACATAAGACACACCAAATGTCGCCTATGGCAGTAATAAAAGATGCAATACAGTTTCATATGCAAAAATTTTAA
- a CDS encoding DegT/DnrJ/EryC1/StrS family aminotransferase produces the protein MLKAMSRTSVDLKTIEVISSLLQIVNTKKATCNDKVAELEKAYARYIGTKNAVAFPYSRTGTYYALKALGLEEGDEVILPAFTFWVDAAMVVMAGLKPVFVDVQFDTQSIDHRKITKAITARTKVIYPTHLNGLPADMDPIMKIAKKHNLRVVEDCARSCGATYKGKRIGSFDIGSFSFGYGKSFYGFGGAMVTSDDDGFISKLRDLKSDFSHISTKELCIQTIKGSLLKYLNLPYLYRFSLYPLVYQFQVKGKEEYAGRFRVKMPSYDSVPDSFKVDMNNVQARLGLSQLKRIDSTNRKRMENAEILSDQLSNIPGLHIPRDFTDRENVSVHYAIWTERSKELQRFLTIHKIDAQDETAIDTTTLERFKPYAKGKYPNAQKLHNKLIFLPTHISLGKKDMLYIAGKVKEFFGVK, from the coding sequence ATGTTAAAGGCAATGTCCAGGACTTCGGTTGATTTGAAGACAATTGAAGTCATTTCATCCCTGTTGCAGATAGTGAATACCAAAAAAGCAACGTGCAATGATAAAGTCGCAGAATTGGAAAAGGCGTATGCCAGATATATTGGTACAAAAAATGCCGTTGCCTTTCCGTACAGCCGTACCGGGACGTACTATGCGCTCAAGGCTCTTGGGCTTGAAGAGGGAGACGAGGTAATTCTCCCCGCATTTACCTTCTGGGTAGATGCCGCAATGGTCGTCATGGCAGGTTTGAAACCTGTCTTTGTTGATGTTCAGTTTGATACACAGAGTATTGATCATCGTAAAATAACGAAGGCTATTACAGCGAGAACTAAAGTGATTTATCCTACTCACCTGAATGGGCTTCCCGCAGATATGGATCCAATAATGAAAATTGCCAAAAAACACAATCTCCGTGTTGTGGAGGATTGTGCCAGATCGTGCGGGGCAACCTATAAAGGTAAACGAATCGGTTCGTTTGATATCGGTTCATTCAGTTTTGGTTATGGTAAGAGCTTTTATGGGTTTGGCGGAGCTATGGTAACTTCAGATGATGATGGATTTATCAGCAAACTCAGAGATCTGAAAAGTGATTTTTCGCATATATCGACAAAAGAGCTCTGTATACAAACAATCAAGGGAAGTTTGCTTAAGTATCTTAACCTCCCCTATCTTTACCGGTTTTCTCTCTATCCCTTAGTGTATCAATTTCAGGTAAAGGGGAAGGAGGAGTATGCCGGAAGATTCAGGGTGAAAATGCCGTCATACGATAGTGTACCCGATAGTTTCAAGGTCGACATGAATAATGTCCAGGCAAGGCTGGGGCTCAGTCAGCTGAAAAGGATAGACAGTACAAACAGAAAACGGATGGAAAATGCAGAAATCCTGAGTGATCAATTGTCAAATATTCCAGGATTACACATTCCACGGGATTTCACGGACAGAGAGAATGTTTCTGTACATTATGCCATCTGGACTGAGAGGAGTAAAGAACTTCAGCGCTTCCTGACTATTCACAAAATTGATGCGCAGGATGAGACAGCGATTGATACAACAACCCTTGAAAGGTTTAAGCCATATGCAAAAGGAAAATACCCGAATGCTCAGAAACTGCACAATAAACTTATATTTCTCCCTACACACATAAGCCTCGGGAAGAAAGATATGTTGTATATTGCCGGTAAAGTGAAAGAGTTTTTTGGCGTTAAATAA
- a CDS encoding radical SAM protein: MVKSNIKPEPFPLMVLKRILHKPARFPYFVQLDITNACNLTCKMCPIHHVGIEKTHIEYETFKKIIDRLEGVKEISLVGLGEPLTHPRILDSIKYCKAKGMIVKITSNGLLLNSDKKIREIILSGLDTISFSLESINGNSTDEIAHRDKEVLKNIKMFCALKEEMEVDTPKISFQTVLFKDREQDVYDVIEWGANNNIHRINVLRMHMYFDNGLERPGREKEKEVFREFSRLRKKYNVRIDCLQDQFFTGFMGFLYKHFKYFLRMDSCCTRLLDYPLINHDGDMLPCCVLPNSKFGNVLEEDINDIWHGDRINNFRRNHQKVKTCSKCDCWRVQQIVEDSVNNDQAKVTLK; the protein is encoded by the coding sequence ATGGTAAAAAGTAATATTAAACCTGAACCTTTTCCCTTAATGGTACTGAAAAGGATTTTACACAAACCAGCACGGTTTCCCTATTTTGTTCAACTTGATATTACGAATGCCTGCAATCTGACATGTAAAATGTGTCCCATTCATCATGTTGGTATTGAAAAAACACATATAGAGTACGAAACGTTTAAAAAAATAATTGACAGACTCGAAGGCGTAAAGGAGATAAGTCTTGTCGGTTTGGGAGAACCTCTGACTCACCCGAGAATATTAGATTCTATCAAGTATTGCAAAGCAAAAGGAATGATTGTCAAGATAACGTCAAACGGATTGTTGTTAAATAGTGACAAAAAGATAAGAGAAATAATTTTGTCAGGTTTAGATACTATTTCGTTCTCTCTTGAAAGTATTAACGGAAACAGTACTGATGAAATTGCACATCGCGATAAAGAAGTTTTAAAAAATATAAAGATGTTTTGTGCGCTGAAAGAAGAAATGGAAGTAGATACTCCAAAGATATCTTTTCAAACTGTCTTGTTCAAAGATAGGGAGCAAGATGTGTACGATGTTATCGAGTGGGGGGCAAACAATAATATTCACAGAATAAATGTATTACGCATGCATATGTATTTTGATAATGGCCTTGAACGGCCTGGTAGAGAAAAAGAGAAGGAGGTATTTAGAGAATTTTCCCGACTGAGAAAAAAGTATAACGTAAGAATAGATTGTTTGCAGGATCAGTTTTTTACCGGATTCATGGGCTTTTTGTATAAACATTTTAAGTATTTCCTCAGAATGGATTCATGTTGTACAAGATTACTGGATTATCCATTAATCAATCATGATGGAGATATGCTTCCCTGCTGTGTCTTGCCAAATTCTAAATTTGGAAATGTCTTGGAAGAAGATATAAATGATATCTGGCATGGAGACAGAATTAATAATTTTAGAAGAAACCATCAAAAGGTCAAAACATGCTCTAAATGCGACTGCTGGCGTGTACAGCAAATAGTTGAGGATTCTGTGAATAATGATCAGGCAAAGGTAACCTTAAAATGA
- a CDS encoding radical SAM protein, with protein sequence MNKSITKKILKTALNIPAEFPRSAQIAITNLCNLDCTMCFKHFIKLDYKHMDIELFKQIIDKIEGVDTVSLCGYGEPLLHPKILDAIRYCKEKGFETQLTSNGMLLKPDRKIKDLITSDLDLVTFSLESIEEVNDIAHPNQSALENIKRLVELKKELNSKVPKITLQTLMIKSRERDIFDIIEWGALNGIDRVNVARFEKHNTLTNVERPTVREEKAIFRKFDQYRKQHNIRIDCIQDRVYTGINGILYKHFKRLLGMDRHCIRLHDFVYINVEGYVNPCCALVDNRMGNLCGEDLKQIWKSAKYKIFRKNYYKTPWCSGCDFARLRQIELN encoded by the coding sequence ATGAATAAAAGTATCACAAAAAAAATACTAAAGACAGCATTAAATATTCCGGCAGAATTTCCAAGAAGTGCACAAATAGCGATAACCAACCTGTGTAACCTGGATTGTACTATGTGTTTTAAGCATTTTATTAAACTTGATTATAAGCACATGGATATTGAATTATTTAAACAAATTATCGATAAGATTGAAGGTGTTGATACGGTATCACTTTGTGGGTATGGTGAACCATTGTTACATCCTAAAATCTTAGATGCCATAAGGTACTGTAAGGAGAAAGGGTTTGAAACCCAATTAACTTCAAATGGAATGCTCCTGAAACCAGATAGAAAAATAAAGGATCTCATCACTTCAGACTTAGATTTAGTAACATTTTCTCTGGAAAGTATTGAAGAGGTGAACGATATAGCGCATCCGAATCAATCTGCCTTGGAGAACATAAAAAGATTGGTTGAGCTTAAGAAAGAGTTGAACTCTAAAGTTCCTAAGATAACCCTCCAAACACTAATGATAAAGAGTAGGGAAAGAGACATTTTCGATATTATCGAATGGGGGGCTTTAAATGGTATTGACAGAGTGAATGTTGCCCGTTTTGAAAAGCATAATACATTAACAAATGTTGAGAGACCAACTGTACGGGAAGAGAAAGCGATCTTTCGTAAGTTTGACCAGTATCGGAAGCAACATAATATAAGAATAGACTGTATTCAGGATAGGGTATACACAGGAATAAATGGAATTTTGTATAAACACTTTAAACGTCTATTAGGGATGGACAGGCACTGTATCAGGCTACACGATTTTGTGTATATCAATGTAGAGGGGTATGTGAATCCATGCTGTGCCTTGGTTGACAATAGGATGGGAAATTTGTGTGGTGAAGATTTAAAACAGATCTGGAAGAGCGCTAAATATAAAATTTTCAGAAAAAACTATTATAAAACTCCCTGGTGTTCAGGATGTGATTTTGCACGATTAAGACAGATTGAATTGAACTAG
- a CDS encoding NAD-dependent epimerase/dehydratase family protein: MENSEKTNRALVIGGTGFIGSNLVRYLREKGNEVVIYHRKSSDLKNLIGLSWKSVLGDLSDKETVETSLENAMEGCEVVYNLAVCGSSLKRYQHMRDVINIRAARTIAKVARRVGGLRLIHVSSSSAVGYPDNDKIADETYTFNAYYDPYAISKYRGEKEVLKEVRNGLDAVVAIPCSTVGAHGMKNDQFRTFMSIAKGKLKVFPPGGLCLTNVNDLVRGLVQCYEKGLCGKRYILGGCNITYKQYLGEIASASSGKAPNIRLPKTLLLLLGLMVEIFSVIVKQDTDISKIVAMMVTKNLFYTSELAQRELGYTITDWKETIRLAVSKLHDIEKIDKKAERFKKPSLATP; this comes from the coding sequence ATGGAAAATTCAGAGAAGACAAATAGGGCGTTAGTCATAGGTGGGACAGGATTTATCGGCAGCAATCTTGTTCGATATTTAAGAGAGAAAGGAAATGAGGTTGTTATCTATCACAGGAAGAGTTCAGACTTAAAAAACTTGATTGGGTTGTCCTGGAAATCAGTACTGGGAGACTTATCAGATAAAGAGACGGTTGAGACAAGCCTCGAAAATGCAATGGAAGGATGTGAGGTGGTTTATAACCTTGCTGTCTGTGGATCATCATTAAAGAGATATCAACATATGAGAGATGTTATCAATATTAGAGCGGCCAGGACTATTGCTAAAGTGGCAAGAAGAGTTGGTGGGTTGCGTCTTATTCATGTCAGTTCATCAAGCGCAGTTGGTTATCCGGATAATGATAAAATAGCAGACGAAACATATACCTTTAACGCTTATTACGATCCCTATGCCATTTCAAAATATAGAGGAGAGAAAGAGGTACTCAAAGAGGTTCGAAATGGTTTGGATGCAGTTGTTGCAATTCCCTGTAGCACTGTAGGTGCCCATGGTATGAAAAACGATCAGTTTCGTACCTTCATGAGTATTGCAAAAGGAAAACTGAAGGTGTTCCCCCCCGGAGGGCTGTGTCTTACCAATGTAAATGATCTCGTGAGAGGATTGGTACAGTGTTATGAAAAGGGTCTATGCGGTAAGAGATATATTTTGGGCGGATGTAATATAACATATAAACAATATCTTGGTGAGATTGCTTCTGCCTCTTCAGGAAAAGCGCCTAATATTCGTTTGCCTAAAACGCTCTTGCTCTTGCTTGGTTTAATGGTTGAAATATTTTCTGTAATTGTAAAACAAGATACAGACATTAGCAAAATTGTGGCAATGATGGTCACTAAGAATCTATTTTATACTTCTGAATTGGCGCAAAGGGAACTTGGGTATACGATTACTGACTGGAAGGAAACGATCAGACTGGCCGTTAGCAAACTTCATGATATAGAGAAGATAGATAAAAAAGCTGAACGTTTCAAAAAACCATCACTGGCTACACCTTAA
- a CDS encoding nucleotidyltransferase family protein, whose protein sequence is MTLQAVILAGGLGTRCGPLTLKTPKPMIPVIGKPYLEYQLQYLKRYKITDILLCVGYLGGQIQSHFGDGQSRDMSITYSFEENPLGTGGALKNAAKHLDNCFYLIYGDSFLPVNYSSIERRFFEVDKKVLMVVYDNRVDTSVPNNVSLDNRGMVTRYDKNRGNPVLQYVDAGVLALKKDILDSIPPDKEVSLEREIFPDYIAGQECAGFVTQERFYDIGTPERLRIFKDYVKQHYNERVHCKWRLV, encoded by the coding sequence ATGACACTGCAAGCAGTAATTCTGGCTGGCGGGTTGGGAACCAGATGCGGGCCATTAACCCTGAAGACTCCCAAGCCTATGATACCGGTTATTGGGAAACCATACCTTGAATACCAGCTTCAGTATCTGAAAAGGTATAAGATAACTGATATCCTGCTTTGCGTCGGCTATCTGGGGGGACAGATACAAAGCCACTTTGGTGACGGCCAGTCCAGGGATATGAGTATTACCTATTCTTTTGAGGAAAACCCGCTTGGTACAGGCGGTGCATTAAAAAATGCAGCAAAACATTTAGACAATTGTTTCTACCTTATATACGGAGATTCTTTCCTGCCTGTAAATTATTCATCAATAGAAAGGCGTTTCTTTGAAGTAGATAAAAAAGTCCTGATGGTTGTGTACGACAACAGGGTAGATACTTCAGTGCCGAATAATGTATCTCTTGATAACAGAGGGATGGTAACGCGGTATGATAAAAATAGAGGAAACCCTGTTCTCCAATACGTGGATGCCGGGGTCCTGGCGCTGAAAAAAGATATTCTGGATAGTATACCTCCGGATAAAGAGGTATCCCTTGAACGGGAGATTTTCCCAGACTATATAGCCGGACAGGAGTGTGCCGGTTTTGTCACACAGGAAAGATTTTATGATATCGGTACTCCGGAGCGTTTAAGGATATTTAAGGATTACGTAAAGCAGCATTATAATGAGAGAGTTCACTGTAAATGGCGCTTAGTTTAA
- a CDS encoding tetratricopeptide repeat protein: protein MEYYTSILIFAFGIITWIPFLKTPYGQDQAGSSYYVDQVLKRKITFFKDIPVYTIGHYLHLIVLQFFVGKENKYYNRLMCLWCSLSAFIVYWIVYDLCGLSAAMIAGILYALYIVNPRIDGNWGPFETILALPLLASLCLILQSSKTDSHLLIALSGLFFGYSILVKQTAVLYLPGYLLIMMGLNSTLTSFFIFGGGVFVSNLIPLIYYLKRGAFWEYLACNWLMMFPSAINPKKYNKFYPRGFVRGEIHKKAKKKIILKNSSSMFPLMFLTIITLITFINNSFSIIYCGLFACLIASVWMVFMRGTFFPHYWLYMVPWFVILASYSLSEMVSTLNVLPHFNIIQWCSTLVVFGLFFYAVCIDYKFYIPHKDPYGFLKKFYGEEFTKVNYENPIKIAKYIKNSSNPDDKILICGWSPYLYLYSEMDTFCLEPGICLYAEDYLEIYNRSNPALLDFLNSIYKFKNFKIIKQRENVFKSGFPEIIVLSDGRGDIKDFEKLSGVCYARDENLKGYPLFRADEELTKLMSFFEKTNNKSIQKRIEINSKENVALDNLDPQDWDSTLEISKQLLAKDPYKIEHLLILGECLIRSGNYRLLFRFYNRIIEKQMVSTTYRIDLLGKLGEAYCHQDKFKEAEGIFVNILKLKPGSPMVLNNLGFVYSRQGNNEKASLCFQKALELDPENEDAMMNLEQIKALW, encoded by the coding sequence ATGGAATATTATACCAGTATCTTAATCTTTGCTTTTGGTATTATCACCTGGATACCTTTCCTTAAAACTCCATATGGACAGGATCAGGCAGGAAGTTCATATTATGTAGATCAGGTGTTGAAAAGAAAAATTACCTTCTTTAAAGATATTCCTGTTTACACAATAGGGCATTATTTACATTTAATAGTGCTGCAATTCTTTGTTGGAAAAGAGAATAAATATTACAACAGGCTAATGTGCTTATGGTGCTCTCTCTCTGCATTTATTGTATACTGGATAGTCTATGATTTATGTGGCCTTTCAGCTGCGATGATAGCGGGAATACTCTATGCTCTCTATATAGTAAACCCACGTATTGACGGGAATTGGGGGCCTTTTGAAACGATTTTAGCCCTACCTTTACTTGCCAGTCTCTGTTTAATCCTCCAGTCATCCAAGACTGACAGCCATCTTCTCATTGCCCTATCGGGTCTCTTTTTTGGTTATTCAATTCTGGTCAAGCAAACAGCTGTCCTCTATCTACCCGGATATCTTCTCATAATGATGGGACTAAACAGTACCTTGACTTCGTTCTTTATCTTTGGTGGAGGTGTCTTCGTTTCTAATCTTATACCGCTCATTTATTATTTGAAGAGAGGAGCTTTTTGGGAATATCTAGCCTGCAACTGGTTAATGATGTTTCCCTCTGCTATCAATCCAAAGAAATATAATAAATTTTATCCAAGAGGTTTCGTAAGGGGAGAGATACACAAGAAAGCAAAAAAAAAGATTATTTTGAAAAATTCTTCATCTATGTTTCCCTTAATGTTTCTTACCATTATTACATTAATTACTTTTATTAATAATAGCTTTTCAATCATTTATTGTGGACTGTTTGCATGCCTCATTGCATCTGTTTGGATGGTCTTTATGCGAGGAACATTTTTTCCTCATTACTGGCTCTATATGGTACCATGGTTTGTCATTCTGGCTAGTTATAGCCTGAGTGAAATGGTTTCTACTTTAAATGTTTTGCCTCATTTTAATATCATACAATGGTGTAGTACCCTAGTGGTTTTCGGTCTGTTTTTCTATGCCGTCTGCATTGATTATAAATTCTACATTCCCCATAAAGACCCGTACGGTTTTCTCAAAAAGTTTTATGGTGAAGAGTTTACAAAAGTAAATTATGAAAATCCAATTAAGATTGCAAAATATATAAAAAATAGCTCCAATCCTGATGATAAAATTCTCATTTGCGGTTGGAGTCCGTACCTATATCTTTATTCAGAAATGGACACATTTTGCCTTGAACCCGGAATTTGCTTATATGCAGAAGACTACCTGGAAATTTACAATAGATCAAATCCCGCTTTGCTTGATTTTTTGAATTCGATTTATAAATTTAAGAATTTTAAAATAATAAAACAGAGAGAGAATGTCTTTAAATCAGGGTTTCCTGAGATAATAGTCTTATCCGATGGGAGAGGAGATATTAAAGATTTCGAAAAATTGAGTGGGGTATGTTATGCAAGGGATGAAAACCTAAAAGGGTATCCTCTGTTTAGGGCAGATGAGGAATTAACAAAATTAATGTCATTTTTTGAAAAAACCAATAATAAATCCATACAGAAAAGAATAGAGATAAATTCAAAGGAAAACGTGGCTTTAGATAATCTTGATCCTCAAGATTGGGATTCTACTCTGGAGATTTCAAAACAGCTGTTGGCAAAAGACCCCTATAAAATAGAACACTTGCTGATACTGGGTGAGTGCTTAATCCGGTCAGGTAATTACAGGCTTCTCTTCAGATTTTACAACAGGATTATTGAAAAACAAATGGTTTCAACAACATACAGAATAGACTTGCTGGGTAAACTTGGCGAAGCTTATTGCCACCAGGATAAGTTCAAAGAGGCAGAAGGAATATTCGTTAACATTCTCAAGCTTAAACCCGGTAGTCCCATGGTATTGAACAATCTGGGGTTCGTCTATTCCAGGCAGGGGAATAATGAAAAGGCATCATTGTGTTTTCAAAAAGCCTTGGAACTGGATCCGGAGAATGAAGACGCAATGATGAATCTAGAACAGATCAAAGCTCTCTGGTAA